The proteins below come from a single Tribolium castaneum strain GA2 chromosome 9, icTriCast1.1, whole genome shotgun sequence genomic window:
- the LOC664469 gene encoding cytochrome P450 6BQ8 isoform X1: MLLNNFTLNILAVFITVLVGVIVYFKWHLSYWDRLGVPSLSPVLFFGDTKNLILSKCTIGEQFRVFYNKFKSKGYKHGGIFFGPIPFYIAIDPEIIKHILQKDFQHFMNHGYYINEEDDPLTGHLLNLENVKWKNMRAKLTPTFTSGKMKIMFQTLADCTTGLKKVMDDSALNHTPVDIKDIFGRFTTDIIGSVAFGIECNSLENPDAEFRKYGKKVFEIDFFGRIKTLCTFAIPHPILRLFRFKFYNSDVATFFMDAIRETVNYREKNNIYRKDFMHLLLQLKNRGLVTDDEKITGDKDIVTEALTMNELAAQAFVFFLAGFETSSTAMTWALYELAINPDVQQKLRAEINDVLRKHNKLTYEAMMDMTYMEKVICETLRKYPPIPVLTRKCTKDYTIPNTSIQLQRGVSVSVPVLALHTDPEYYPNPEKFDPDRFNDENVKARPGFTWLPFGEGPRICIGLRFGLLQSKVGLTAVLKHYRIKLNHKTQLPVTLNPRSFITSAKGGVWLDVEKID, from the exons AtgcttttaaacaattttacacTTAATATACTCGCAGTGTTTATAACGGTACTAGTTGGTGtaatagtttattttaaatggcattTGTCGTACTGGGATCGCCTAGGTGTTCCCAGCTTAAGtccagttttatttttcggaGACACGAAAAACCTTATCCTTTCAAAATGCACAATCGGAGAACaatttagagttttttataacaaatttaaatcaaagGGTTATAAGCACGGTGGTATTTTCTTTGGGCCGATACCCTTCTACATCGCTATAGATCCAGAAATCATCAAACATATCCTACAAAAAGATTTCCAACATTTCATGAATCACGGATATTACATAAACGAAGAAGACGATCCTTTGACTGGCCATCTTCTCAACTTGGAAAATGTTAAATGGAAAAACATGAGAGCGAAACTAACCCCGACTTTTACTTccggaaaaatgaaaataatgttcCAAACTTTGGCCGATTGTACCACTGGTCTAAAAAAAGTCATGGACGATTCAGCTCTAAACCACACTCCGGTAGATATCAAAgatatttttggacgtttcACGACTGATATCATCGGATCGGTTGCTTTCGGTATTGAGTGTAACAGTCTCGAAAACCCTGACGCGGAATTTCGGAAATACGGTAAAAAAGTCTtcgaaattgatttttttggcaGAATTAAAACGCTTTGTACGTTCGCTATTCCACACCCAATTCTCCGATTGttcagatttaaattttacaattctGATGTCGCAACATTCTTCATGGACGCAATTCGTGAAACCGTCAACTACCGAgagaaaaacaatatttaccgCAAAGATTTTATGCATTTGTTGTTGCAATTGAAAAACCGGGGTTTGGTCACAGATGATGAAAAAATAACCGGCGATAAAGATATCGTGACAGAAGCTTTAACTATGAATGAACTCGCAGCACAAGCCTTCGTTTTCTTCTTAGCCGGTTTTGAGACGTCATCCACGGCAATGACTTGGGCTTTGTACGAACTGGCGATAAACCCAGAcgttcaacaaaaattaagagcAGAAATAAACGATGTTTTGAGAAAACACAACAAATTAACTTATGAAGCCATGATGGACATGACTTACATGGAAAAAGTTATTTGTg AAACTCTGCGAAAGTACCCTCCAATACCAGTACTTACACGAAAGTGCACAAAAGACTACACTATCCCCAACACTTCCATTCAACTCCAACGAGGAGTTTCAGTCTCTGTTCCAGTTTTAGCGCTTCACACTGACCCTGAATATTATCCAAATCCAGAAAAATTCGATCCTGATCGTTTTAATGACGAGAATGTTAAAGCTAGACCCGGATTTACTTGGCTTCCGTTTGGTGAAGGACCAAGAATTTGTATTG GGTTAAGATTCGGATTGTTACAAAGTAAAGTTGGACTGACCGCAGTTTTGAAacattatcgaattaaattgaatcaTAAAACGCAACTTCCTGTAACACTGAACCCACGATCGTTTATCACTTCCGCAAAAGGTGGAGTCTGGTTGGATGTGGAAAAAATAGATTAA
- the LOC664465 gene encoding cytochrome P450 6BQ11 isoform X1, whose protein sequence is MSLITDNLTFDLVAILATILVGIIVYFKWQLSYWDRLGVPSLNPVLFFGDIKDFILAKCTLGEQFKEFYGKFKSKGYKHGGIFLGPKPFYVPIDPELVKHIMQKDFQHFVNHGNYFDEDADPLSGHLFNLEDAKWKNMRIKLTPTFTSGKIKMMFQTLADCTRGLKEIMDHSALNHAPADIKDILGRFTTDIIGSVAFGIECNSLKDPDAEFRKYGRKVFEVGFIDRLKTICILSLPHPVLRFFKLKFTKSDVEKFFMSAIRDTVNYREKNNIYRKDFMHLLLQLKNRGFVADDGKVTDEKENVKEKALTLNELSAQAFVFFLAGFETSSTTMTWALYELATNQDVQEKLRNEINNVLSRHDNKLTYEAMMEMTYMEKVIHETLRKYPPLPILTRKCNKDYTIPNTSIKLSRGTAVGIPVLALHTDPEYYSNPEKFDPEHFSEENVKTRPGFTWLPFGDGPRVCIGLRFGMLQSKVGLTALLKNYKIKLSKKTELPIKLDPKSFITTAKGGIWLDVEKLD, encoded by the exons ATGTCTCTTATAACAGACAACCTAACATTCGATTTAGTTGCAATTCTAGCAACAATCCTAGTTGGGATAATTGTTTACTTCAAATGGCAGTTGTCGTACTGGGACCGCCTAGGTGTACCAAGCCTAAACCCTGTGTTATTTTTCGGCGATATCAAAGATTTTATTCTTGCAAAATGTACCCTTGGTGAgcaatttaaagaattttatggcaaatttaaatcaaagGGCTACAAACACGGTGGCATTTTCTTGGGTCCGAAACCCTTTTATGTCCCAATAGACCCAGAACTCGTCAAACATATTATGCAAAAAGATTTCCAACATTTCGTTAATCATGGCAATTATTTCGACGAAGATGCCGATCCATTAAGTGgacatttgttcaatttggaaGATGCCAAGTGGAAAAATATGAGAATTAAACTAACACCGACTTTTACTtctggaaaaatcaaaatgatgTTTCAAACTTTGGCCGATTGCACTCGCGGTCTTAAAGAAATTATGGACCATTCGGCCCTAAATCACGCCCCGGCTGATATCAAGGATATTTTGGGACGTTTCACAACTGATATCATTGGATCAGTTGCTTTTGGTATCGAGTGTAATAGTCTTAAAGACCCGGATGCTGAGTTTAGAAAATACGGCCGAAAAGTTTTCGAAGTTGGATTTATAGATAGACTTAAAACCATCTGCATACTGTCACTACCTCATCCCGTGCTCCGAttcttcaaattaaaatttactaaatcCGACGTCGAAAAATTCTTCATGAGTGCTATTCGTGACACTGTCAACTATCGAGAGAAAAATAACATCTATCGTAAAGATTTCATGCATTTATTGCTCCAATTGAAAAACCGTGGTTTCGTCGCCGACGACGGAAAAGTAACAGATGAGAAAGAAAACGTAAAAGAAAAAGCTCTGACTTTAAACGAACTCTCAGCACAAgctttcgttttctttttggcCGGCTTTGAGACATCATCGACAACAATGACTTGGGCCTTATACGAATTAGCAACAAATCAAGACGTAcaggaaaaattaagaaacgaaataaataatgttttgagCAGACACGACAATAAACTGACTTACGAAGCGATGATGGAAATGACTTACATGGAAAAAGTTATTCATG aaacttTGCGAAAATATCCTCCTTTGCCAATTCTCACAAGAAAGTGCAACAAGGATTACACAATTCCTAACACTTCTATTAAACTAAGTCGAGGTACTGCGGTCGGAATTCCAGTTTTAGCACTTCACACCGATCCTGAATATTACTCAAATCCAGAAAAGTTCGATCCTGAACATTTCAGTGAAGAAAATGTCAAAACTAGACCCGGATTTACTTGGCTGCCTTTTGGTGATGGACCCAGAGTTTGTATTG GTTTGAGATTTGGAATGCTACAGAGCAAAGTCGGTTTAACAGCACTTTTGAAGAATTATAAAATCAAGTTGAGCAAAAAAACGGAACTTCCCATCAAATTGGATCCGAAATCTTTTATTACGACGGCAAAAGGCGGAATTTGGTTGGATGTAGAAAAACTGGACTAG
- the LOC664469 gene encoding cytochrome P450 6BQ8 (The RefSeq protein has 3 substitutions, 1 non-frameshifting indel compared to this genomic sequence): MLLNNFTLNILAVFITVLVGVIVYFKWHLSYWDRLGVPSLSPVLFFGDTKNLILSKCTIGEQFRVFYNKFKSKGYKHGGIFFGPIPFYIAIDPEIIKHILQKDFQHFMNHGYYINEEDDPLTGHLLNLENVKWKNMRAKLTPTFTSGKMKIMFQTLADCTTGLKKVMDDSALNHTPVDIKDIFGRFTTDIIGSVAFGIECNSLENPDAEFRKYGKKVFEIDFFGRIKTLCTFAIPHPILRLFRFKFYNSDVATFFMDAIRETVNYREKNNIYRKDFMHLLLQLKNRGLVTDDEKITGDKDIVTEALTMNELAAQAFVFFLAGFETSSTAMTWALYELAINPDVQQKLRAEINDVLRKHNNKLTYEAMMDMTFMEKVICETLRKYPPIPVLTRKCTKDYTIPNTSIQLQRGVSVSVPVLALHTDPEYYPNPEKFDPDRFSDENVKARPGFTWLPFGEGPRICIGLRFGLLQSKVGLTAVLKHYRIKLNHKTQLPVTLNARSFITSAKGGVWLDVEKID, encoded by the exons AtgcttttaaacaattttacacTTAATATACTCGCAGTGTTTATAACGGTACTAGTTGGTGtaatagtttattttaaatggcattTGTCGTACTGGGATCGCCTAGGTGTTCCCAGCTTAAGtccagttttatttttcggaGACACGAAAAACCTTATCCTTTCAAAATGCACAATCGGAGAACaatttagagttttttataacaaatttaaatcaaagGGTTATAAGCACGGTGGTATTTTCTTTGGGCCGATACCCTTCTACATCGCTATAGATCCAGAAATCATCAAACATATCCTACAAAAAGATTTCCAACATTTCATGAATCACGGATATTACATAAACGAAGAAGACGATCCTTTGACTGGCCATCTTCTCAACTTGGAAAATGTTAAATGGAAAAACATGAGAGCGAAACTAACCCCGACTTTTACTTccggaaaaatgaaaataatgttcCAAACTTTGGCCGATTGTACCACTGGTCTAAAAAAAGTCATGGACGATTCAGCTCTAAACCACACTCCGGTAGATATCAAAgatatttttggacgtttcACGACTGATATCATCGGATCGGTTGCTTTCGGTATTGAGTGTAACAGTCTCGAAAACCCTGACGCGGAATTTCGGAAATACGGTAAAAAAGTCTtcgaaattgatttttttggcaGAATTAAAACGCTTTGTACGTTCGCTATTCCACACCCAATTCTCCGATTGttcagatttaaattttacaattctGATGTCGCAACATTCTTCATGGACGCAATTCGTGAAACCGTCAACTACCGAgagaaaaacaatatttaccgCAAAGATTTTATGCATTTGTTGTTGCAATTGAAAAACCGGGGTTTGGTCACAGATGATGAAAAAATAACCGGCGATAAAGATATCGTGACAGAAGCTTTAACTATGAATGAACTCGCAGCACAAGCCTTCGTTTTCTTCTTAGCCGGTTTTGAGACGTCATCCACGGCAATGACTTGGGCTTTGTACGAACTGGCGATAAACCCAGAcgttcaacaaaaattaagagcAGAAATAAACGATGTTTTGAGAAAACACAACAAATTAACTTATGAAGCCATGATGGACATGACTTACATGGAAAAAGTTATTTGTg AAACTCTGCGAAAGTACCCTCCAATACCAGTACTTACACGAAAGTGCACAAAAGACTACACTATCCCCAACACTTCCATTCAACTCCAACGAGGAGTTTCAGTCTCTGTTCCAGTTTTAGCGCTTCACACTGACCCTGAATATTATCCAAATCCAGAAAAATTCGATCCTGATCGTTTTAATGACGAGAATGTTAAAGCTAGACCCGGATTTACTTGGCTTCCGTTTGGTGAAGGACCAAGAATTTGTATTG GGTTAAGATTCGGATTGTTACAAAGTAAAGTTGGACTGACCGCAGTTTTGAAacattatcgaattaaattgaatcaTAAAACGCAACTTCCTGTAACACTGAACCCACGATCGTTTATCACTTCCGCAAAAGGTGGAGTCTGGTTGGATGTGGAAAAAATAGATTAA
- the CYP6BQ9 gene encoding cytochrome P450 CYP6BQ9 (The RefSeq protein has 13 substitutions compared to this genomic sequence) has product MTLITNNLTFDLIAILATLLVCVIAYLKWHLTYWNRLGVPSLNPALFFGDATDYLFGKCGVGEQFAKFYGKFKSKGYKHGGVFLGPKCYYVPVDPDLVKHIMQKDFQHFMNHGFYINEEVDPLTGNLFSLEDAKWRNMRVKLTPTFTSGKMKMMFQTLADCTRGLKEIMDNLALNHAPADIKEILGRFTTDIIGSVAFGIECNSLKNPDAEFRKYGRKIVESGFIDRIKVFLVLSIPHALLRFWRFKFTNTEVETFFMGAIQDTVNYREKNNVYRKDFMHLLLQLKNRGLVADDQKITDDKGNIKENDLITINELAAQAFVFFLGGFETSSTTMSWALYELATNQDIQEKLRKEISDVLSRHNNKLSYDAMMEMTYMDKVINETLRKYPPLPIIPRVCNKDYTIPNTSTKLSRGTSVAIPVLAIHTDPEYYPNPEKFNPEHFNEENIKSRPGFTWLPFGDGPRICIGMRFGMMQSKVGLATILKNYKIKLNNKTEFPIKVDPKNFITTAKGGVWLDVEKLD; this is encoded by the exons ATGACTCTAATAACAAACAACCttatgtttgatttaattgcaattctcGCAACAGTTCTAGTTTGCGTAATTgcatatttaaaatggcattTAACGTACTGGAATCGACTAGGTGTTCCAAGTTTGAATCCTGTATTATTTTTCGGAGATGCTACAGACTATCTCTTTGGGAAATGTGGTGTGGGCGAGCAGTTTGCGAAATTTTATggcaaatttaaatcaaagGGTTATAAACATGGTGGAGTTTTTTTGGGACCAAAATGCTATTACGTGCCAGTAGATCCAGACCTCGTTAAACATATCATGCAAAAAGATTTCCAACATTTCATGAATCACGgattttatataaatgaaGAAGTCGACCCTCTAACTGGAAACTTGTTCAGCTTAGAAGATGCAAAATGGAGAAACATGAGAGTTAAACTAACACCGACCTTTACTTCTGGAAAAATGAAGATGATGTTCCAAACTTTGGCCGATTGTACTCGAGGTCTTAAGGAAATTATGGACAATTTGGCCTTAAATCATGCCCCGGCTGACATCAAAGAAATCTTGGGTCGTTTCACTACTGATATCATTGGATCAGTTGCTTTTGGTATCGAATGTAATAGTCTTAAAAACCCTGATGCTGAATTTAGAAAATACGGACGAAAAATTGTCGAAACTGGATTTATAGACCGAATTAAAGTATTCCTCGTGCTCTCAATACCTCATGCTTTGCTTCgatttttaagatttaaatttacaaacacTGAGGTGGAAACATTCTTCATGGGTGCTATTCAAGACACCGTCAACTATCGAGAGAAAAATAGCGTCTATCGTAAAGATTTTATGCATTTATTGCTTCAATTGAAGAACCGCGGTTTAGTCGCTGATGATGAAAAAATAACAGATGATAAAGGAAACATAAAAGAAAACGATTTTATAACTATAAACCAACTCGCAGCTCAAGCTTTCGTTTTCTTCTTGGGCGGCTTTGAGACATCATCGACGACAATGTCTTGGGCCTTATAGGAACTGGCAACAAATCAGGacatacaagaaaaattaagaaaagaaataaatgatGTTTTAAGCCGacataacaataaattatcttATGACGCGATGATGGAAATGACTTACATGGACAAAGTCATCAATG AAACTTTACGGAAATATCCACCGTTACCAATCATCCCAAGAGTGTGCAACAAAGATTACACAATTCCTAACACTTCTACTAAACTAAGTCGAGGGACTTCAGTCGCTATCCCGGTTTTGGCAATTCACACCGATCCTGAATATTATCCAAATCCGGAAAAATTCGATCCTGAACACTTCAGTGAAGAAAATATTAAGTCAAGACCCGGGTTTACTTGGCTTCCTTTTGGTGACGGCCCTAGGATTTGCATTg GTATGAGGTTCGGAATGATGCAAAGCAAAGTCGGTTTGGcaacgattttgaagaattaTAAAATCAAACTCAACAACAAAACGGAATTTCCCATCAAAGTGGatcccaaaaattttattaccacGGCAAAAGGCGGAGTTTGGCTGGATGTAGAAAAGCTGGACTAG
- the CYP6BQ10 gene encoding cytochrome P450 6BQ10, with translation MTLITNNITLDLVAIIATFLVGIIVYFKWQLSYWDRLGVPSLNPTLVFGDFKNYIFAKCSLGEQFKELYDQFKSKGYKHGGVFVGPKPFYVPIDPEIVQHIMQKDFHHFMNHGNYFDENADPLSGHLFNLEDSKWKNMRVKLTPTFTSGKIKMMFQTLADCTRGLDEIMYNSALNHAPADIKDILGRFTTDIIGSIAFGIECNSLKNPDAEFRKYGRRVFEVGIIDRIKIICILALPDSVLRLLKLKFTKSDVENFFMNAIRDTVNYREKNNIYRKDFMHLLLQLKNRGSVTDDEKVTDDKDNVKEKALTLNELSAQAFVFFLAGFETSSTTMTWALYELATNQDVQEKLRNEINNVLSRHDNKLTYEAMMEMTYMEKVIHETLRKYPPLPILTRKCNKDYTIPNTCIKLRRGTTVAIPVLGLHTDPEYYSNPEKFDPEHFSEENVKSRPGFTWLPFGDGPRICIGLRFGMLQSKVGLTAILKNYKVTLSNKTKFPVTLDPKSFITTAKDGIWLDVKKLD, from the exons ATGACTCTTATCACAAACAACATAACACTCGATTTGGTTGCAATCATCGCAACATTTCTCGTTGGgataattgtttatttcaaatggcaaTTATCGTACTGGGATCGACTAGGAGTACCCAGTTTAAATCCTACGTTAGTTTTCGGCGACTTTAAGAACTACATTTTTGCGAAATGTTCCCTGGGTGAGCAATTTAAGGAATTGTATGACCAATTTAAATCAAAGGGCTACAAACACGGTGGAGTTTTCGTGGGCCCAAAACCCTTCTATGTTCCAATAGATCCAGAAATCGTACAGCATATTATGCAAAAAGATTTCCATCATTTCATGAACCATGGCAATTATTTCGACGAAAATGCCGATCCATTAAGTGgacatttgttcaatttggaagattcaaaatggaaaaatatgAGAGTTAAACTAACACCGACTTTTACATCTGGAAAAATAAAGATGATGTTCCAAACTTTGGCCGATTGTACTCGAGGTCTTGACGAAATTATGTACAATTCAGCCTTAAATCACGCCCCGGCTGATATCAAGGATATTTTGGGACGTTTCACTACTGATATAATTGGATCAATCGCTTTTGGTATCGAGTGTAATAGTCTTAAAAACCCTGACGCTGAGTTTAGAAAATACGGCCGAAGAGTATTCGAAGTTGGAATTATAGACagaattaaaataatctgCATACTTGCGTTACCTGACTCTGTACTTAGGTTATTGAAACTTAAATTTACCAAATCTGATGTTGAAAATTTCTTCATGAATGCTATTCGTGATACAGTCAACTATCGAGAGAAAAATAACATATATCGGAAAGATTTTATGCATTTATTGCTTCAATTGAAAAACCGCGGTTCGGTCACAGACGATGAAAAAGTTACAGATGATAAAGACAACGTAAAAGAAAAAGCTTTGACTTTAAACGAACTCTCAGCACAAgctttcgttttctttttggcCGGCTTTGAGACATCATCGACGACAATGACTTGGGCCTTATACGAACTGGCAACAAATCAGGACGTAcaggaaaaattaagaaacgaaataaataatgttttgagCAGACACGACAATAAACTGACTTATGAAGCGATGATGGAAATGACTTACATGGAAAAAGTTATTCAtg aaacttTGCGAAAATATCCTCCGCTGCCAATTCTCACAAGAAAGTGCAACAAGGATTACACAATTCCTAACACTTGTATTAAACTACGTCGAGGTACTACAGTCGCTATTCCAGTCTTGGGACTTCACACCGATCCTGAATATTATTCAAACCCGGAAAAATTCGATCCTGAACATTTCAGTGAAGAAAATGTTAAGTCAAGACCCGGATTTACTTGGCTTCCTTTTGGTGACGGTCCCAGAATTTGCATTG GTTTGAGATTCGGAATGTTACAGAGCAAAGTTGGTTTGAcggcaattttaaaaaattataaagtcaCACTGAGCAACAAAACGAAATTTCCAGTCACACTGGATCCAAAATCTTTTATTACGACGGCAAAAGATGGAATTTGGTTGGATGTAAAAAAACTGGATTga
- the LOC664463 gene encoding cytochrome P450 6a2, protein MAIFTSSIFIDIITIITTVLALTIAFFKWKLTFWEKLGVPTLNPVLFFGDAKNILLGKRQVGVEFIDYYKQFKPRGLKHGGVYLGPRPFWVITDPGLIKHILQIDFPHFINHGTYADEENDPLSAHLFSLEGTKWKNMRTKMTPTFTSGKMKMMFQTLVDCTPGLKDIMDEHASKKKAVNIKNILERFTTDIIGSVGFGIECNSLKDPDSLFPKYGKKVFDLTPAEQLKQSLLFFLPNPVLKAMKFRITNKDVEDFFMKTVRETVLYREKNNIYRKDFMHLLLQLKNRGTVTDDEKIIDHSNQKQEPALTMNELTAQAFVFFLAGFETSSTTMTFALYELATNPDIQEKLRNEICTVLEKHNNELTYNAIAEMTYMDQVLHETLRKYPPLPILQRQCNKDYIVPETNIRIPKGVDVAITILALHRDPEFYPNPEVFDPERFNEENKNARTPFTWLPFGDGPRVCIGLRFGMMQSKVGLTALLKDYRVTLNKKTKVPLEMSKNSFIIAAEGGIWLDIEKINT, encoded by the exons ATGGCAATTTTCACGTCAAGCATTTTCATCGACATAATAACCATAATCACAACAGTGCTCGCCTTAACCATCgcatttttcaaatggaaattGACATTTTGGGAAAAACTCGGTGTGCCAACTCTGAATCCGGTTCTTTTCTTCGGAGATGCGAAAAATATCTTATTGGGAAAACGGCAAGTTGGTGTGGAATTTATCGACTACTACAAACAGTTCAAACCAAGAGGCCTAAAGCATGGTGGTGTCTACCTTGGCCCTAGACCATTCTGGGTCATCACTGATCCTGGTttgataaaacacattttacaaattgattttcCCCATTTTATTAACCATGGCACGTACGCTGATGAAGAAAATGATCCACTGAGTGCACATTTGTTCAGTTTGGAAGGTACTAAGTGGAAAAATATGCGAACGAAGATGACACCGACTTTCACATCcggaaaaatgaaaatgatgtTTCAAACCTTGGTCGACTGCACACCGGGTTTGAAGGACATCATGGACGAACACGCGAGTAAAAAAAAAGCcgtaaatatcaaaaatattttagagcGATTTACAACCGACATTATCGGTTCTGTCGGCTTTGGAATTGAGTGCAATAGTCTCAAAGACCCAGATTCCCTATTCCCAAAATACGGGAAAAAAGTCTTCGACTTAACCCCAGCCGAACAACTTAAACAaagtcttctctttttcctacCCAACCCTGTGCTGAAAGCAATGAAGTTTAGGATAACTAACAAAGATGTTGAAGATTTTTTCATGAAAACGGTCCGTGAAACGGTGCTTTACagagaaaaaaacaacatCTATCGCAAAGATTTCATGCATTTGCTTCTCCAACTTAAAAATAGAGGAACGGTGACCGACGATGAGAAAATAATTGACCACAGTAACCAAAAACAAGAACCAGCTTTGACTATGAACGAACTGACGGCCCAAgcgtttgtattttttctcgCCGGTTTTGAAACTTCATCAACCACCATGACTTTTGCTTTATATGAACTGGCAACCAACCCAGACATtcaagaaaaattaagaaacgaAATTTGTACAGTACTTGAAAAGCACAACAACGAATTAACGTATAATGCAATTGCGGAAATGACGTACATGGACCAAGTTCTGCatg AAACTCTGAGAAAATATCCCCCGCTACCAATTTTACAGAGACAGTGCAACAAGGATTACATCGTCCCGGAAACAAATATTCGCATTCCGAAAGGCGTCGATGTTGCTATCACAATTTTGGCGTTGCACCGAGATCCGGAATTTTACCCAAATCCCGAAGTTTTCGATCCTGAACGGtttaatgaagaaaataagAATGCGAGAACGCCGTTCACGTGGCTTCCGTTTGGAGACGGGCCCAGAGTTTGTATTG GATTACGCTTCGGAATGATGCAAAGTAAAGTCGGTCTTACAGCTTTACTAAAGGACTACAGAGTCACTTTAAATAAGAAGACCAAAGTTCCCTTGGAAATGAGCAAAAACAGCTTCATTATAGCGGCAGAAGGCGGAATTTGGTTGgacattgaaaaaattaatacctaA